In Gordonia phthalatica, one genomic interval encodes:
- a CDS encoding acetyl-CoA acetyltransferase, with protein MTRTPIPGLADLDPATPVIVGVGQSSERIDDPDYAALGEADLAARAVTAALTDAGVDVAALAATIDTAVAVRSFEKSSPASHSPFGRPDNMPRAVARRTGMDPRRAVEEVTGGQSPQHLVNEFAATIAAGAADAVVLFGAEVMSTVRNAQKSGVALDFTETVGGQLEDRGYSIGGLTSVDEVKHGVVIPISQYSLIENARRGRLGASAHEYALSMGAWFAPFTEVAAKNPHSATDTVFSAEELVTVSERNRRVSVPYTRRLIARDHVNQAAAVVLMSVGAARAAGVPEDRWVFLHGHADLHEGPLLTRPDISRAPASAAAVREALRMARVELDRVAAFDFYSCFPVAVSHVCEELGLAPDDPRGLTATGGLPYFGGPGNDYSMHGISEIVDRARRTPGSFGLVGANGGILSKYSVGVYSTAPTEWRPSTSAGLQRELDAVPSVPVTHYPDGAGVIETFVVVDPDGARPGGIVVGRLPDESRFVAAVDDPDLLALLSGDGDPFGTTVYVRPSATRNHVALTRTTLDERHPVPAVGFADEYQHLTVRRDGHVLEVTIDRPDARNALTAVTNAELDAVFDAYFADDDLWVAILTGAGDQAFSAGNDLSANPTADALAVPANGFGGLTSRRELPKPIIAAVNGYALGGGLEVALACHVVVADESASFGLPEVKVGLVAAAGGLVRLPRVLPAALARDMILTGRRLDAAEARTHGLVSRVVPRGQVMQAARTVAQEILAASPVAVRASIAAMATAQDQPDTVQSVLDSASVLDTVLVSEDFREGVAAFVEKRAPEWEGH; from the coding sequence ATGACCCGCACGCCGATTCCCGGTCTCGCCGATCTCGATCCCGCCACGCCCGTCATCGTAGGCGTCGGCCAATCCTCCGAGCGCATCGACGACCCGGACTACGCGGCCCTGGGCGAAGCCGATCTCGCCGCCCGAGCGGTCACCGCCGCCCTCACCGACGCCGGAGTCGACGTCGCCGCGCTGGCCGCGACCATCGACACCGCGGTGGCCGTCCGGTCGTTCGAGAAGTCGAGCCCGGCGTCGCACTCCCCGTTCGGCCGGCCCGACAACATGCCGCGCGCCGTCGCCCGCCGGACCGGCATGGATCCGCGGCGGGCCGTCGAAGAGGTGACCGGCGGTCAGAGTCCGCAGCACCTGGTGAACGAGTTCGCCGCGACGATCGCTGCCGGTGCCGCCGACGCGGTGGTGCTGTTCGGCGCCGAGGTGATGTCGACCGTCCGGAACGCGCAGAAGTCCGGTGTCGCCCTCGACTTCACCGAGACCGTCGGCGGCCAGTTGGAGGATCGCGGCTACTCGATCGGCGGGTTGACCTCCGTCGACGAGGTGAAGCACGGCGTCGTCATCCCGATCTCGCAGTACTCGCTGATCGAGAACGCCCGACGCGGTCGGCTCGGCGCCTCGGCGCACGAGTACGCGCTGTCGATGGGTGCGTGGTTCGCGCCGTTCACCGAGGTCGCAGCGAAGAACCCGCATTCGGCCACCGACACCGTCTTCAGCGCCGAGGAGCTCGTGACCGTCTCCGAACGCAACCGCCGGGTGTCAGTGCCGTACACGCGGCGACTCATCGCGCGCGACCACGTCAATCAGGCCGCGGCGGTCGTGCTGATGTCGGTCGGCGCGGCGCGTGCCGCCGGAGTTCCGGAGGACCGCTGGGTCTTTCTGCACGGTCACGCCGACCTGCACGAGGGTCCGCTGCTGACCCGCCCGGACATCTCGCGGGCGCCGGCGTCGGCCGCTGCGGTCCGCGAGGCGCTGCGGATGGCCCGCGTCGAGCTCGATCGGGTCGCCGCGTTCGACTTCTACTCCTGTTTCCCGGTCGCCGTCTCCCACGTGTGCGAGGAGCTCGGCTTGGCGCCCGACGATCCGCGCGGCCTCACCGCGACCGGCGGGCTCCCCTACTTCGGCGGGCCGGGCAACGACTACTCGATGCACGGGATCTCCGAGATCGTCGACCGCGCACGCCGCACGCCGGGGTCGTTCGGATTGGTCGGCGCCAACGGCGGCATCCTCAGCAAGTACTCGGTCGGCGTGTACTCCACCGCGCCCACCGAGTGGCGCCCGTCGACGTCCGCGGGACTGCAGCGCGAGCTCGACGCGGTCCCGTCCGTGCCCGTCACCCACTACCCCGACGGCGCAGGCGTCATCGAGACCTTCGTCGTCGTCGATCCGGACGGCGCGCGGCCGGGCGGCATCGTCGTCGGACGCCTGCCCGACGAGTCGCGCTTCGTCGCCGCGGTCGACGACCCCGACCTCCTCGCCCTGCTGAGCGGCGACGGCGATCCGTTCGGCACCACCGTCTACGTTCGTCCGTCGGCGACGCGGAATCACGTCGCGCTGACCCGCACAACCCTCGACGAACGGCATCCGGTCCCGGCGGTCGGATTCGCCGACGAGTATCAGCACCTCACCGTGCGCCGCGACGGCCACGTCCTCGAGGTGACGATCGACCGGCCCGACGCCCGCAATGCGTTGACTGCGGTCACCAACGCGGAACTCGACGCGGTGTTCGACGCGTACTTCGCCGACGACGACCTGTGGGTCGCGATCTTGACCGGTGCCGGCGACCAGGCCTTCTCGGCAGGCAACGACCTCTCCGCGAATCCCACCGCCGATGCTCTCGCCGTGCCCGCCAACGGTTTCGGCGGCCTCACATCGCGGCGGGAACTGCCGAAGCCGATCATCGCCGCCGTCAACGGCTACGCGCTCGGCGGCGGCCTCGAAGTAGCGCTGGCATGCCACGTGGTGGTCGCCGACGAAAGCGCATCGTTCGGGCTGCCCGAGGTGAAGGTCGGACTGGTGGCCGCCGCCGGCGGCCTCGTGCGACTGCCCCGCGTCCTGCCCGCCGCTCTCGCCCGCGACATGATCCTGACCGGTCGACGGCTCGACGCCGCCGAGGCGCGCACCCACGGCCTCGTCTCCCGCGTCGTGCCGCGGGGGCAGGTGATGCAGGCTGCGCGCACCGTGGCGCAGGAGATCCTGGCCGCGTCGCCCGTCGCCGTCCGCGCATCGATCGCGGCAATGGCCACCGCGCAGGACCAACCGGACACCGTCCAGTCCGTCCTCGACAGCGCCTCCGTCCTCGACACCGTCCTGGTCTCCGAAGACTTCCGCGAGGGCGTCGCCGCGTTCGTCGAGAAGCGCGCCCCGGAGTGGGAGGGACACTGA
- a CDS encoding WS/DGAT domain-containing protein gives MVALSQPDAGMYWRSLHAANDQFLLYAFDAAEDDVDPLPELQSRPERVADLHLGIDRVPGDLGFPRWTRTPITERNWRRHHVEHWDDCLAAVADLMTPGSREPEILWRIHLFGPLTGVPEAGDRATVVVLQISHALGDGRRVSDIARRLLSDGPEEKRPESPRLPGIIAAGLGAASTVPRLAAATAIGLAAWRDDDPESGLPAVEPTALNLPGDGPTVLRTVTVPRERLRRLATSVTAAVLTVLADVLPQFGGATADGRVIAEVTMAREPVDGQRNNFHTVGIDLSAGAEPGVRAESIARQIDAARRRDGAPARRRARRASALAPAVLDALAVRLAEQAPLPDRVAGTTVVSSVNRGPADLTLSGRPVLFTAGFPALSPVHGLTHGIHGIGDRVTVSIAARGGAAATIDDYAAAIAVALG, from the coding sequence GTGGTTGCCCTGAGTCAGCCCGACGCGGGGATGTACTGGCGATCGCTGCACGCGGCCAACGATCAGTTCCTGCTGTACGCCTTCGACGCGGCGGAGGACGACGTCGATCCGCTGCCGGAGCTCCAGTCGCGGCCGGAACGTGTCGCCGACCTGCATCTGGGTATCGACCGCGTACCCGGCGACCTCGGCTTCCCGCGCTGGACGCGCACCCCGATCACGGAGCGGAACTGGCGTCGGCACCACGTCGAGCACTGGGACGACTGCCTCGCCGCCGTCGCCGATCTCATGACGCCGGGCAGTAGGGAACCCGAGATCCTGTGGCGCATCCACCTCTTCGGCCCGCTGACCGGAGTGCCGGAGGCCGGCGACCGCGCGACGGTCGTGGTTCTGCAGATCTCGCATGCGCTCGGCGACGGCCGCCGGGTCTCCGACATCGCCCGCAGACTCCTCTCCGACGGCCCCGAGGAGAAGCGACCGGAGTCGCCGCGTCTGCCGGGGATCATCGCCGCGGGTCTCGGCGCGGCGAGCACGGTCCCACGACTGGCTGCCGCGACCGCGATCGGTCTCGCCGCCTGGCGCGACGACGATCCCGAGTCCGGCCTGCCCGCCGTCGAACCGACCGCCCTGAACCTCCCCGGCGACGGCCCGACAGTGCTGCGAACGGTCACCGTGCCGCGCGAGCGACTGCGGAGACTCGCCACGTCGGTGACGGCGGCGGTGCTGACCGTCCTCGCCGACGTCCTCCCGCAGTTCGGCGGCGCGACGGCCGACGGGCGGGTGATCGCCGAGGTCACGATGGCGCGCGAGCCGGTCGACGGGCAGCGCAACAACTTCCACACCGTCGGGATCGACCTGAGCGCGGGTGCCGAACCCGGCGTGCGTGCTGAATCGATCGCGCGGCAGATCGACGCGGCCCGCCGACGCGACGGCGCGCCCGCGCGACGAAGGGCTCGTCGTGCCTCCGCCCTCGCACCGGCGGTCCTCGACGCTCTCGCCGTTCGCCTCGCCGAGCAGGCTCCGCTCCCGGACCGGGTCGCGGGGACCACCGTCGTGTCGTCGGTGAACCGCGGTCCCGCGGACCTGACGCTGAGCGGTCGCCCGGTTCTGTTCACCGCCGGGTTTCCCGCGCTGTCACCGGTGCACGGACTCACCCACGGCATCCACGGGATCGGCGATCGGGTCACCGTGTCGATCGCGGCGCGCGGCGGTGCCGCGGCGACGATCGACGACTACGCCGCGGCGATCGCCGTCGCGTTGGGGTGA
- a CDS encoding response regulator has translation MIDVLIVDDHPVVRAGLRAVLGATEDITVVAEAGSAAEAVDIATGSALDVVLMDLRLHGADPTADGVYATEAIRALADPPNVLILTTYQSDVDIVRAVDAGAVGYLLKDTPPDVLIAAIRSAATGETVLGPAIAARLLSRVAAPDTSLTGRELEIVQQLATGGTNREIARRLVISEATVKSHLVHIFDKLGVNSRTKVIAAARERGLID, from the coding sequence GTGATCGACGTGCTGATCGTCGACGATCATCCGGTGGTCCGGGCCGGACTCCGCGCCGTCCTGGGTGCCACCGAGGACATCACCGTGGTCGCCGAAGCGGGCTCCGCCGCCGAGGCCGTCGACATCGCGACGGGTTCGGCTCTGGACGTGGTGCTGATGGATCTGCGGCTGCACGGCGCCGACCCGACGGCCGACGGCGTCTATGCGACCGAGGCGATCCGCGCGCTCGCCGATCCGCCGAATGTGCTGATCCTGACCACCTACCAGTCCGACGTCGACATCGTCCGAGCCGTCGACGCCGGCGCGGTCGGGTATCTCCTGAAGGACACCCCGCCCGATGTCCTGATCGCCGCGATCCGATCCGCCGCGACGGGCGAGACGGTGCTGGGCCCGGCGATCGCCGCTCGGCTGCTGTCGCGCGTCGCGGCCCCGGACACGTCGCTGACCGGGCGCGAACTGGAGATCGTCCAACAACTCGCGACCGGCGGCACCAACCGGGAGATCGCCCGGCGACTGGTGATCTCGGAAGCCACCGTGAAGTCCCACCTCGTGCACATCTTCGACAAGCTCGGCGTCAACAGTCGAACCAAGGTGATCGCCGCAGCCAGGGAGCGCGGGCTGATCGACTGA
- a CDS encoding sensor histidine kinase — MTHDRATDRNAEWGGHVLFAILLAVGVVKSSTEPHAVVSLIGAALVAGWYLVGAVASARGHRDRAGLWVLVLTAGWAGLVAVSDDYVWLAFVLAILCWRFLRRPPAVVAAVTITVVSVVGVWATEGFTVGGVIGPTIGIATAVAVTEAFERITRTVEERDRLLDELVQTRDELAEREREAGVLAERDRLGGEIHDGVGQYLTSIIMLLRADQPDAALTAAQAALSESRRFLKGIDAPVPADGVSAALARQTVASSAEGLPTAFAEHGARIDLPDDVQLALLRITQEALLNARRHAAASTATVTLTHLPGEVHLDVVDDGIGIPADRAGSGFGLRSMRSRVAQCRGEFTVDATPGGGTTIHARLPVGGRR; from the coding sequence GTGACACACGACCGCGCCACCGACCGCAACGCCGAATGGGGCGGGCACGTGCTGTTCGCGATCCTGCTCGCGGTCGGAGTCGTGAAGTCGTCCACCGAACCGCACGCGGTGGTGTCGCTGATCGGCGCCGCACTGGTCGCCGGGTGGTACCTGGTCGGCGCGGTGGCGTCCGCCCGCGGGCACCGCGATCGTGCAGGTCTGTGGGTCCTGGTCTTGACCGCGGGCTGGGCCGGCCTGGTCGCCGTGTCCGACGACTACGTGTGGCTCGCCTTCGTGCTGGCCATCCTCTGCTGGCGTTTCCTCCGCCGCCCGCCGGCGGTCGTCGCAGCCGTGACCATCACCGTCGTCTCGGTGGTCGGTGTCTGGGCGACCGAGGGCTTCACCGTCGGCGGCGTGATCGGGCCGACGATCGGCATCGCGACCGCGGTCGCCGTCACCGAGGCGTTCGAACGGATCACGCGCACGGTCGAGGAACGGGACCGCCTTCTCGACGAACTGGTTCAGACGCGCGACGAACTCGCCGAACGAGAACGCGAGGCAGGCGTCCTCGCCGAGCGAGACCGGCTCGGCGGCGAGATCCACGACGGCGTCGGCCAGTACCTGACGAGCATCATCATGCTGCTGCGCGCCGACCAACCCGACGCCGCGCTGACCGCCGCGCAGGCCGCGCTCAGCGAGTCCCGCCGATTCTTGAAGGGCATCGACGCACCGGTGCCCGCGGACGGGGTGTCGGCAGCGCTCGCCCGGCAGACCGTCGCATCGTCGGCCGAGGGCCTGCCGACGGCCTTCGCCGAGCACGGCGCTCGGATCGATCTGCCGGACGACGTGCAACTCGCACTGCTCCGGATCACGCAGGAGGCGCTCCTCAACGCGCGCCGCCACGCGGCCGCGTCCACTGCCACCGTGACTCTCACGCACCTGCCGGGCGAAGTCCATCTGGACGTGGTCGACGACGGCATCGGGATCCCGGCGGACCGCGCCGGTTCGGGGTTCGGTCTGCGCTCGATGCGGTCCCGGGTCGCGCAGTGTCGCGGCGAATTCACCGTCGACGCCACACCGGGCGGCGGAACCACGATCCACGCCCGACTGCCCGTGGGAGGTCGGCGGTGA
- a CDS encoding ABC transporter permease, with the protein MYIGWREIRDAEGRFVLITGVIALLTLMVVMLSALAAGLDAESTSAVRALPGDVRTQTAADGSASSLTDSRVDPVPGVPSLGIATTRVTEGARAATVSAFGFSDVTAVTVDPETAATLGLSVGSTVTVGTEQIRVDAIADVGKYAHTPVVRMPLSVWQRATGRDAASALLTDRDVPGTVLTAHADLPSLVPGYQSEHSSLLLIQVLLVGISAVVVGGFFAVWTGHRVRSLAVVRAMGAGRRYLLRDGLGQAVVVLAAGLAVGLIVGGLGAWLASSRVPIALAPTTTAVLVSAIAVLGLAGAGVALRPLVRVDPLTALNR; encoded by the coding sequence GTGTACATCGGTTGGCGCGAGATCCGCGACGCCGAGGGGAGGTTCGTGCTGATCACCGGAGTGATCGCACTGCTGACCCTGATGGTGGTGATGCTGTCTGCGCTCGCCGCGGGCCTGGACGCCGAATCGACGTCGGCGGTGCGTGCACTGCCCGGCGACGTGCGGACCCAGACCGCGGCGGACGGGTCGGCGTCGTCGCTGACCGACAGCCGCGTCGACCCGGTCCCCGGAGTGCCGTCGCTCGGCATCGCTACGACGCGCGTCACCGAAGGGGCGCGGGCCGCGACGGTGTCGGCGTTCGGCTTCTCCGACGTCACCGCGGTGACCGTCGATCCGGAGACGGCCGCGACCCTGGGACTGTCCGTCGGATCGACGGTCACCGTCGGCACCGAACAGATCCGAGTCGATGCGATCGCCGACGTCGGGAAGTACGCGCACACCCCGGTGGTGCGCATGCCGCTGTCGGTGTGGCAGCGAGCCACCGGCCGCGACGCGGCGTCGGCGCTGCTCACCGATCGTGACGTTCCCGGCACCGTCCTGACGGCGCATGCCGACCTGCCGTCGCTGGTCCCCGGCTACCAGTCGGAGCATTCGTCGCTGCTGTTGATCCAGGTCCTGCTGGTCGGCATCTCCGCGGTCGTCGTCGGCGGCTTCTTCGCGGTCTGGACCGGGCATCGCGTGCGGTCGCTGGCCGTGGTCCGGGCGATGGGCGCGGGCCGCCGCTACCTGCTGCGTGACGGGCTCGGACAGGCCGTCGTCGTGCTGGCCGCCGGTCTCGCGGTCGGTCTGATCGTGGGCGGTCTCGGCGCCTGGCTCGCATCGTCGCGCGTCCCGATCGCGCTGGCCCCGACCACCACCGCTGTGCTCGTCTCGGCGATCGCCGTGCTCGGCCTGGCCGGCGCGGGCGTCGCGCTCCGACCGCTCGTCCGGGTGGATCCCCTGACGGCCCTCAACAGATAG
- a CDS encoding ABC transporter ATP-binding protein yields the protein MSLELTDVVLTYPDGDGARITAVDGVSAAVPRGRLVGLTGPSGCGKSSVLSVAGTLIAPDSGRVEVDGIDVTDLTEEERAAVRRTRVGFVFQHDNLLPSLTALEQVLLPVHIAGGRPASARSHARELLAEVGLADAMDRRPHQLSGGMRQRVNIARALIGDPAVLLADEPTSALDSHRAAETMALLTRLVRERDVAALLVTHDPRALAGADDVLSMLDGRVVDRSRGAVVRAG from the coding sequence ATGTCTCTGGAACTGACCGACGTTGTGCTCACATATCCGGACGGCGACGGCGCCCGCATCACCGCCGTCGACGGAGTGTCGGCCGCGGTTCCCCGCGGTCGGCTGGTCGGCCTCACCGGTCCATCCGGGTGCGGCAAGTCGAGTGTCCTGTCCGTCGCGGGAACCCTCATCGCTCCCGACAGCGGTCGGGTGGAGGTGGACGGGATCGACGTCACGGACCTGACCGAAGAGGAGCGGGCTGCGGTTCGTCGCACGCGGGTGGGGTTCGTGTTCCAGCACGACAACCTGCTGCCCAGCCTGACGGCGCTCGAGCAGGTCCTGCTGCCGGTGCACATCGCCGGCGGACGTCCGGCGTCGGCGCGCTCCCACGCTCGAGAACTGCTGGCGGAGGTCGGGTTGGCCGACGCGATGGACCGTCGACCGCACCAACTGTCGGGCGGCATGCGCCAGCGCGTCAACATCGCGCGTGCGCTCATCGGTGATCCCGCGGTACTCCTCGCCGACGAGCCGACCTCGGCGCTCGACTCGCATCGGGCCGCGGAGACGATGGCCCTGCTCACCCGGCTGGTCCGTGAACGGGACGTGGCGGCTCTTCTCGTCACCCACGATCCGCGTGCCCTCGCCGGTGCCGATGATGTGCTGTCGATGCTCGACGGCCGCGTCGTCGACCGCAGTCGCGGTGCGGTGGTCAGGGCCGGCTGA
- a CDS encoding winged helix-turn-helix transcriptional regulator — translation MPQRSYQHYCVIGRALDVIGDRWTLLVVRELCGGSRRYSDLFADLPGISTDMLASRLRGLEEDGLVTKQRVGPRASASVYALTDDGEALRPVLTALAVWGGRRLGERSEKDAIRAHWMAFPLGPAIAEVIGTGTVDVVIDGAAPFHVDVRDGVAEHHDGGADRPDAELHLTLETAVAIVRGERALTDADLSRP, via the coding sequence ATGCCACAGCGGAGTTATCAGCACTACTGCGTTATCGGACGCGCCCTCGACGTGATCGGCGATCGGTGGACGCTGCTGGTGGTGCGTGAGTTGTGCGGCGGCTCACGGCGGTACAGCGATCTGTTCGCCGACCTGCCCGGCATCAGCACCGACATGCTCGCATCCCGGCTGCGAGGCCTGGAGGAGGACGGCCTGGTGACCAAGCAGCGCGTCGGGCCGCGCGCGAGCGCTTCGGTGTACGCACTGACCGACGACGGCGAGGCCCTCCGCCCCGTGCTGACCGCGCTCGCCGTCTGGGGTGGTCGCCGCCTCGGCGAGCGGTCGGAGAAGGACGCGATCCGTGCGCACTGGATGGCCTTCCCACTCGGGCCCGCGATCGCCGAGGTGATCGGGACCGGGACGGTGGACGTCGTCATCGACGGTGCCGCCCCCTTCCACGTCGACGTCCGCGATGGAGTCGCCGAACATCACGACGGTGGAGCCGATCGACCCGACGCCGAACTGCATCTCACTCTGGAGACGGCGGTCGCGATCGTCCGCGGTGAGCGGGCACTGACCGACGCCGATCTCAGCCGGCCCTGA
- a CDS encoding pyridoxal phosphate-dependent aminotransferase has translation MQLTQSSKLSGVSYEIRGPVAEHAARLEAEGHHVVKLNTGNPLEFGLEAPQEILSDMVRTLPQSTGYSNSKGLLHSRRAVAQYYQTRGVANVDVDNVFLGNGVSELIMMAMTALLENGDEVLVPAPDFPLWTAATALNGGRAVHYRCDEQADWFPDLDDMAAKITDRTRAIVLINPNNPTGAVYSNELLEAVLELARRHSLVVFSDEIYDKILYGDAQHTSTAALADDVLCVTFSGLSKVYRGAGLRSGWMVLTGPTADAQNYIEGLTMLAGLRLCANVPGQQAVAVAIGGRQSIYELTAPGGRLFEQSQRAADALNAIPGISCVRPRGALYVFPKIDRNVYDIHDDEKFVLDLLLQEKLHIVQGTGFNWPEPDHFRIVTLPHADELEAIIGRIGKFLATYRQ, from the coding sequence ATGCAGCTCACGCAGTCGAGCAAACTCTCCGGTGTCTCATACGAGATCCGCGGACCCGTCGCCGAGCACGCCGCACGCCTGGAGGCAGAGGGCCATCACGTCGTCAAGCTGAACACCGGCAACCCACTGGAGTTCGGCCTCGAGGCGCCGCAGGAGATCCTCTCGGACATGGTGCGGACCCTGCCGCAGTCCACCGGCTACTCGAACTCCAAGGGCCTGTTGCATTCGCGGCGCGCGGTGGCGCAGTACTACCAGACACGCGGCGTTGCGAACGTCGACGTCGACAACGTCTTCCTCGGCAACGGTGTCTCCGAGCTGATCATGATGGCGATGACCGCGCTCCTGGAGAACGGCGACGAGGTGCTGGTCCCGGCGCCCGACTTCCCGCTGTGGACGGCGGCGACCGCGCTCAACGGCGGTCGTGCCGTGCACTATCGGTGCGACGAGCAGGCCGACTGGTTCCCCGACCTCGACGACATGGCCGCGAAGATCACCGACCGCACGCGGGCGATCGTGCTGATCAACCCGAACAATCCGACGGGAGCCGTGTACTCGAACGAGCTGCTCGAAGCCGTTCTGGAGTTGGCGCGCCGACACTCCCTCGTGGTCTTCTCCGATGAGATCTACGACAAGATCCTCTACGGCGACGCCCAGCACACCTCCACCGCCGCGCTGGCCGACGACGTCCTGTGCGTCACGTTCTCCGGCCTGTCGAAGGTCTACCGCGGTGCGGGGCTGCGTTCGGGCTGGATGGTCCTGACCGGTCCGACCGCCGACGCCCAGAACTACATCGAGGGTCTGACGATGCTGGCGGGCCTGCGGCTCTGCGCCAACGTGCCGGGGCAGCAGGCGGTCGCCGTGGCGATCGGCGGTCGCCAGAGCATCTACGAACTGACCGCGCCCGGAGGTCGGCTCTTCGAGCAGAGCCAGCGCGCCGCCGACGCCCTCAACGCCATCCCCGGCATCAGCTGCGTCCGACCCAGGGGCGCGCTCTACGTCTTCCCGAAGATCGACCGGAACGTCTACGACATCCACGACGACGAGAAGTTCGTCCTCGACCTGCTCCTGCAGGAGAAGCTGCACATCGTGCAGGGCACCGGATTCAACTGGCCCGAGCCCGACCACTTCCGGATCGTCACGCTCCCGCACGCCGACGAGCTCGAAGCGATCATCGGGCGGATCGGCAAGTTCCTGGCGACCTATCGCCAGTGA
- a CDS encoding HhH-GPD-type base excision DNA repair protein: MGKLQIAQDPVADELLSTDAFALTAGMLLDQQFPMERAFAGPAKILDRFGTLDPVAIADADPEAFADLCATPPAVHRYGRSMAGRIQELARMVVDEYDGDTASIWTTARTGEELFARVRALPGFGEQKAKIFVALLAKQLGVKPRGWTKVTGDYGRKGYRSVADVTDSDSLQRVRDFKKAAKAAAKK, translated from the coding sequence ATGGGAAAACTCCAGATCGCCCAGGACCCTGTCGCCGACGAACTCCTCTCCACCGACGCCTTCGCCCTCACCGCTGGAATGTTGCTCGATCAACAGTTCCCGATGGAGCGAGCGTTCGCCGGCCCGGCCAAGATTCTCGACCGCTTCGGCACCCTCGACCCGGTCGCCATCGCGGACGCCGACCCGGAGGCCTTCGCGGACCTCTGCGCCACTCCGCCGGCCGTCCACCGCTATGGGCGGTCGATGGCCGGACGCATCCAGGAACTCGCCCGAATGGTCGTCGACGAGTACGACGGCGACACCGCGAGCATCTGGACGACGGCCCGCACCGGTGAGGAATTGTTCGCCCGAGTCCGTGCGCTCCCCGGTTTCGGGGAGCAGAAGGCCAAGATCTTCGTCGCCCTGCTGGCGAAGCAATTGGGCGTGAAACCGCGCGGATGGACCAAGGTGACGGGAGATTACGGTCGCAAAGGCTATCGCTCCGTGGCTGATGTCACCGATTCTGACTCGCTTCAGCGTGTTCGCGACTTCAAGAAGGCCGCGAAGGCGGCTGCTAAGAAGTAA